One genomic region from Drosophila busckii strain San Diego stock center, stock number 13000-0081.31 chromosome 3R, ASM1175060v1, whole genome shotgun sequence encodes:
- the LOC108601331 gene encoding synaptic vesicular amine transporter: MSQKSTNAAAAVELNISTRRSSTSNVSSESRFLIALIVYVALLLDNVLLTMIVPILPDYLASLDRPAEEVLNQQLTYRSEEQSQAQYYMTKHPIPGKSMVNFTLLQLATAATEQTTTTTATATTMASVVQHRQPGGTNASNTSLKLDDSLLLTRENSSIGLLLAMKALVQLIFNPIVGNLSSKCGYRLPIVIGTCFLLFSSLSFAVGESYWSLLLARSVQGIGSACIGVCGMSLVAQHYEEARRSKVMGIILGSIALGVLLGYPFGSILYDLWGKSAPFIILSVVIFMSLGLQLFTMDLNVQPACLEIQGEPTKWRTLLESKMILAIVIAIWLSTSTMAILEPCLPIWLIVQHLQPNKWQLGTVFIPDSVGYFVGTNFFGGIAYRYGQLKITCISLLLVGIAAMLIPSATTIAQLLLPHFVLGLGIGIIDAACVPLLASFVDVTLAQEENGEASGSSSSYGTVYTVQQTSVSLAYCLAPLIGGELAQSFGFAWLMRVIGICNLIYGPILTYLYKRYDPKRLGENQNDLLMQSSGRGSRYKQLYNTMDME; this comes from the exons ATGTCGCAAAAGTCAACAAATGCAGCCGCAGCTGTGGAGCTGAACATCTCCACCAGACGCTCGAGCACAAGCAATGTGAGCAGTGAGAGTCGTTTCCTCATCGCATTGATTGTGTATGTGGCTTTGCTGCTGGACAATGTGTTGCTGACCATGATAG TGCCCATACTACCCGACTACTTGGCCAGCCTGGATCGACCCGCAGAGGAGGTGTTAAACCAACAACTGACTTACCGCAGCGAAGAGCAGTCTCAAGCACAATATTATATGACCAAGCATCCCATACCAGGCAAGTCAATGGTGAACtttacgctgctgcagctagcAACTGCAGCCACCGAACagacaaccacaacaacagcaacagcaacaacaatggccagCGTGGTGCAACATAGGCAGCCAGGTGGCACTAATGCGAGCAACACATCCTTAAAGCTGGATGATAGCTTATTGTTGACACGCGAGAACAGCTCGATTGGACTATTGTTGGCCATGAAAGCGTTGGTCCAATTGATTTTCAATCCCATTGTGGGCAATCTTTCCAGCAAATGTGGCTATCGCCTTCCCATTGTCATAGGCACCTGTTTTCTGTTGTTCTCTTCGCTGT CCTTTGCTGTGGGCGAGTCCTACTGgtctttgctgctggcgcgtTCTGTGCAGGGCATTGGCTCTGCCTGCATCGGAGTATGTGGCATGAGCTTGGTGGCGCAACATTACGAGGAAGCACGACGCTCTAAGGTCATGGGCATTATTCTTGGCAGCATAGCGCTGGGCGTGTTGCTGGGCTATCCCTTTGGCAGCATACTTTACGATCTTTGGGGTAAATCAGCGCCCTTTATAATACTCTCCGTAGTGATCTTTATGTCGCTGGGTCTGCAACTGTTCACCATGGACTTAAACGTGCAGCCAGCGTGTCTCGAGATACAAGGAGAGCCGACCAAATGGCGTACGCTGTTGGAGTCCAAAATGATCTTGGCCATTGTTATAGCCATCTGGCTCTCCACCTCCACCATGGCCATATTGGAGCCCTGTCTGCCCATCTGGCTGATCGTGCAGCATCTGCAGCCCAACAAATGGCAGCTGGGCACTGTCTTCATACCAGATTCTGTGGGCTATTTTGTGGGCACCAACTTTTTTGGCGGCATTGCCTATCGCTATGGACAGCTGAAGATCACCTGCATTAGTTTGCTCTTGGTGGGCATTGCGGCCATGTTAATACCCAGTGCTACGACTATAGCGCAGCTCTTGTTGCCTCACTTTGTTTTGGGCTTGGGTATTGGAATTATTGATGCTGCTTGTGTGCCGCTGTTAGCCAGTTTTGTGGATGTAACTTTGGCGCAGGAGGAGAATGGTGAGGCTAGCGGTTCCAGCTCCAGCTATGGCACTGTTTACACTGTGCAGCAAACCTCAGTTAGTTTGGCCTATTGCCTGG CACCTTTAATTGGAGGCGAATTGGCAcagagctttggctttgcctggCTTATGCGTGTAATTggcatttgtaatttaatttacggTCCCATCTTGACCTATCTATACAAACGTTATGATCCTAAG CGTCTGGGGGAGAACCAAAATGATTTGCTTATGCAaagcagtgggcgtggctcgCGCTATAAGCAACTTTATAATACTATGGATATGGAATAA
- the LOC108602191 gene encoding lysosomal acid glucosylceramidase produces the protein MCSRRGLTLLGVLLALIAVIAGQTKTVPCKLKDAKYGKVCVCTADYCDYLENPTVSKDNEFALISSTKQGLRFAVSSGQFGNKDKYTIKDFEAAASQTEAANETIIERLLQQAFPQTDKAQSITRAVTLNVNRSQQFHKILGFGASFTGAVSYLLENYKEQALQDHLHKSYYAAEGLGFNLLRTSIGGCDFDLSAWAYNELPENDTKLTAMDKLDARDVIRVAQMKHLIEVSGVKQLKIKGAAWSSPKWMKTNNRWTGFGRLKRDYYQTWADYHLKWVDLMEQNGLPIWAISTGNEPMNGILFMFFVRFMSLGWTPWRQAVWLNDNLGPTIRNSKYKDLVIFGNDDQRYTSPYWFKIMKYARPNVLDYLDGVALHWYWDEIFGNSFVDKTNDYMADKLLIISESCIGDKPWQQAKPMMGSWERAEKMARSFLAHFNRGFHGWIDWNMILDELGGPNYVDNTVDAPVIANTTTYTEFYKQPMFYIMGHFSKLVPEGSVRIEAVASNINLDSIAFERPDKQIVLVLFNSGRADLDININDTKRGKVTVNVPAKSIHTMLYK, from the exons ATGTGCAGCCGCCGAGGATTAACTTTGCTGGGCGTGCTGCTAGCGTTGATAGCTGTAATCG CTGGCCAAACCAAGACAGTGCCCTGTAAGCTGAAAGATGCAAAATATGGCAAAGTATGCGTTTGCACTGCGGACTACTGCGACTATTTGGAAAATCCAACGGTGTCGAAGGATAATGAATTCGCTTTGATTTCCAGCACTAAGCAGGGACTACGCTTTGCCGTAAGCAGCGGGCAATTTGGCAATAAGGACAAGTACACCATCAAGGACTTTGAGGCAGCTGCTAGTCAGACTGAAGCTGCCAACGAGACGATTATAGAACGCTTGCTGCAGCAGGCTTTCCCACAGACTGACAAGGCGCAGAGCATAACGCGCGCTGTAACGCTGAATGTGAATCGCAGCCAGCAGTTCCACAAGATTTTGGGCTTTGGCGCTAGCTTTACTGGCGCCGTCTCCTATCTGCTGGAGAACTACAAGGAACAAGCGCTGCAGGATCATCTGCACAAGTCCTATTATGCTGCAGAGGGACTTGGCTTCAATTTGCTGCGCACCTCCATTGGGGGTTGTGATTTTGATCTGAGCGCTTGGGCCTATAACGAGCTGCCTGAGAACGACACAAAGCTCACTGCTATGGACAAGCTAGACGCACGCGATGTAATACGCGTGGCGCAAATGAAGCATCTAATTGAAGTGTCTGGTGTGAAGCAACTGAAAATCAAGGGCGCCGCTTGGAGCTCACCGAAATGGATGAAAACCAACAATCGCTGGACGGGCTTTGGCCGCCTGAAGCGCGACTACTATCAAACCTGGGCTGACTATCATCTGAAGTGGGTGGACCTAATGGAGCAGAACGGTCTGCCCATTTGGGCTATATCCACTGGCAATGAGCCGATGAATGGCATACTATTTATGTTCTTTGTGCGTTTTATGAGCTTGGGCTGGACGCCCTGGCGCCAGGCTGTTTGGTTAAACGACAATCTAGGACCAACTATACGTAATTCTAAATATAAGGACCTTGTCATATTTGGCAACGATGATCAGCGTTATACAAGTCCATATTGGTTCAAAATA atGAAGTACGCGCGCCCCAATGTGCTGGATTATCTTGACGGTGTGGCTCTGCACTGGTATTGGGATGAAATATTTGGTAACAGCTTTGTCGATAAGACCAACGATTATATGGCCGATAAGCTGCTTATTATATCTGAGTCATGCATTGGCGACAAGCCCTGGCAGCAGGCAAAGCCCATGATGGGCAGCTGGGAGCGGGCAGAGAAAATGGCACGCTCATTTCTGGCGCACTTTAATCGAGGTTTCCATGGCTGGATCGATTGGAATATGATTTTAGACGAGCTTGGTGGACCCAACTATGTGGACAACACTGTAGATGCGCCAGTCATAGCTAATACAACAA CCTATACGGAGTTCTATAAGCAGCCCATGTTCTATATTATGGGACACTTCTCCAAGCTGGTGCCCGAAGGCTCTGTGCGCATTGAAGCTGTGGCCAGCAACATCAATTTGGATAGCATTGCCTTTGAGCGACCggataaacaaattgtgctgGTGCTCTTCAATAGCGGACGCGCCGACTTGGATATAAATATCAACGATACAAAGCGTGGAAAAGTGACAGTCAATGTGCCCGCCAAGTCGATTCACACAATGCTCTATAAATGA